ACCAGCCGCGACCCTTCCGAGGCGCTGTTCGCAACCCCATCCGTCGTTGCCGATCGCCGCTCCGATGGCAGCATTGTTCTGAAATCGACCGTGCATTTGCGCGAAAGCGCGCGATGCGTCGGCGACTGGCTGGAGCATTGGGCGCGGCAAGCGCCGGACCGGATCTTTCTCGGCGACCGCGCCAGTGTCGATGCGCCGTGGAACACCGTCACCTACAAGGATGCCTTGCGTGAGGTGCGCGCGGCCGCGGCGTGGATTCTTGCGCAAGGGCTGAGTGCCCAGCAACCGCTGGTGATCCTGTCGGACAACAGCGTCGAACACGCGCTGTTCGCGCTTGCCGCCCAGCATGTCGGCGTGCCCTCGGCGTCGATCTCGCCGGCCTATTCGCTGATGTCCAGGGATTTCGAAAAGCTCAGGAGCATGATCACGCTGCTTGGGCCCGGCGCGATTTACGTCTCCGGCAAAACACCGTTCGCGCCGGCGCTGGCGGCGATCGCGCCGCTGCACGCGGCGACCATCGTCAGCGGTGATGCCGGCGACAGTAACGCCGTCTCGTTCCGTGCTGTCGCGGCTACGCCTGAAACACCTGAGGTCGCAAAGGCGTTCGCAGCGATCACGCCGGATACAATTGCGAAGTTCCTGTTCACCTCAGGCTCGACCGGCACGCCCAAGGCCGTGATCAACACCCAGCGCATGCTGACCTCGAGCCAGCAGGCCAAGGCGCAGACCTGGCCGTTCCTCGAGGGGATCAGCGACCTCGTGATCCTCGACTGGCTACCCTGGAGCCACACCTTCGGCGCCAACCACAACTTCAATCTGGTGCTGCGCAACGGCGGCACGCTCTATGTCGACGGCGGCAAGCCGGCGCCGGGATTGTTCACGACCTCGCTCGCCAATCTGCGCAGCGTGATGCCGACGGTGTATTTCAACGTGCCGCGCGGCTTTGAGATGCTGATCGCGGCGTTGCGCGGCGACGACGAATTGCGCCGGCGTTTCTTCAGCGAGGTGAAGTTCGCATTCTATGCCGGCGCCGCACTGCCGCAGAATCTCTGGGATGCGCTGGAAGCGCTCTCGATCCAGAGCGTCGGCCGCGCGCTGCCAATGGTGTCGGCCTGGGGTTCGACCGAAACCTCGCCGCTGGCAACCGACTGTCATTTCCAGGCGAAACGTTCCGGCAATATCGGCGTGCCGATTCCGGGTACCGAATTGAAACTGTTGCCATCAGGCGACAAGCTCGAAGTGCGGGTCCGCGGACCGAATGTCACGCCGGGCTACTGGAAGGCGCCGGAATTGACCGTGCAGGCGTTCGACACCGAGGGTTTTTACCTGATCGGCGACGCCGTGACCTTTGCCGATCCGGCGCGGCCTGAACTCGGATTGTTCTTCGACGGCCGCGTCGCGGAGGATTTCAAGCTCAATTCCGGCACCTGGGTCAATGTCGGTAACCTGCGCGTCGCCGGGATCGCCGCGCTGGCGCCGCTGGCGCAGGACATCGTCGTATCGGGGCATGGTGGCGACGAGGTCCGCTTTCTGGTATTTCCGAATATTGCGGCCTGCCGCGCGCATGCGGGCTTGCCCGACAGCGCCGAGGTGAAGGACGTAATCGGTCACAACAAGGTTCGCGCCGGCATCGCGCAAGGACTCGCAAAGCTCAAGGCGCAAGGCGGCAACTCGTCCGGTTATGCGACGCGCGCACTACTGCTGGCGGAACCGGCTTCCGTCGACGGCGGTGAGATCACCGACAAGGGCTACATCAACCAGCGCGCGGTGCTGACGCGGCGCGCCGGCGCGGTGGCCGTGCTGGACGACGACGCGTCGGCCGAATGGGTCGGCTGCGTGCCGTGAAATTCCAGACTCGGGTCGCGGTGTGGAACCCGAGCCGCAAAGGACTGATCGGTAACGACAAAACCTTGCCGCCGACTATTTTGTTGCTAAGGCAACTAATCTGTGGGAGCTTCCGGCGCATTGCGCGGCGGTTCGACAGAGCAGTCCATCTGCCATGCCGTGCAGGGAGAGACGGATGCCTGAGAGTATGGGTCCCGCGGGACCCGGTGCCGCAGCCGCAACGACTGGCAAGGTTCTAGTCGCGGGCGCGCGGCTCGCCCGGCGTCGTGACGGCGCCGAGATTGCTGTGAACGCGGCGCAGCAGGTTGATCAGCACTTCACGTTCGTCCTTGCGCAGGCAGGAGAGCAGACGGCGTTCGCGCTCCAGCGCGACGACGATCACCTGGTCGTGCGTGGTACGTCCCTTCGGCGTCAGCGAGATCGAATGGGTTCGCGCATCCTGCCGGTCGGGCCTGATCCGCACCAGTCCGCGTGTCTGCAGCAGCGCCAGTGTCCGGCTGACGGGCCCCTTGTCGAAGCCGATGACGTGGCAGATTCGCGCCGCGGAAATCTCCGGCTCGATCGCCAGCAGCGACAGGATCCGCCATTCGGTAATGTTCACGCCGAAGCGCTTCTGGTAGAGCACCGTGGCGGTGCGCGACAGCTTGTTGGCGATGAAGGTGATGAGAGCCGGAACGTAACGATCGAGATCGAGGGTCAGATCGGCTCGCCCGGTTTCATCAGCCGCTGCCACGGTCGGTTTAGTCCTGCGCATGATCGTTCGAACCCACCCCATTTCAGGACGGCCGGCCGCGCTGCCGCGGTGTACGGTCCCCGTCCAGGACCCAGAGATAGAGATACCAGACCCGGCTCCGCAACAACACTGTACCGGAGGCTTGCATGACCACGACCGGCAAGGCGACCGACACCGCGAATGGCGGGACGTCCGCACTCCCCCATCTGGACATCGATCCATTTTCGATCGCGTTCTTCGACGATCTCCATCCGGCCCAGCAACAACTGCGCGAAGCAGGTCCGCTGGTCTATCTCGACAAATGGAAGGTCTATGGCGTGGCGCGCCATGCCGAAGTGCATGCCGTGCTGAACGACCCGGCCACCTTCTGTTCGAGCCGCGGGGTGGGGTTGAGCGACTTCGCCAAGGAGAAGCCGTGGCGTCCGCCGAGCATCATCCTCGAGGCCGATCCGCCGGCGCATACCCGCACGCGCGCGGTGCTGAGCGACGTGCTGTCCCCGACCGCGTTGAAGCAACTGCGGGGCCGCTTCACCGCCGCGGCGGAAGCCAAGGTCGACGCGTTGCTGGAACGAAAGAGTTTTGATGCGATAGCGGATCTCGCGGAAGCCTACCCGCTCTCGATCTTTCCCGACGCGCTCGGTCTGAAAGAGGAAGGGCGCGAGAACCTGCTGCCCTATGCGGGCCTTGTGTTCAACGCCTTCGGTCCGCCCAACAAGCTGCGGCAGGACGCCATCGAGCGCTCGGCGCCGCATCAGGCCTATGTCGCCGAACAGTGCCAGCGCGAAAACCTCGCGCCGGGCGGTTTCGGCGCCTGCATTCATGCCCACGTCGATGCCGGAAACATCACCGCGGCGGAGGCGCCGCTGCTGGTGCGCTCGCTGCTGTCGGCCGGGCTCGATACCACCGTCTATGGCATCGGTGCCGCGGTCTATTGCCTGGCACGCTATCCCGATCAGTTCGCAAAACTGCGCCAGGACCCGACGCTGGCGCGCAATGCGTTCGAGGAGGCCGTGCGGTTCGAGAGCCCGGTGCAGACCTTCTTCCGCACCACCACGCGTAAGGTCGAGATCGGCGGTCACATGATTGGCGAAGGCGAAAAGGTTTTGATGTTTCTCGGCGCCGCCAACCGCGATCCGCGCCGTTGGGACAAGCCTGATAGCTACGACATCACGCGCCGCACCAGCGGCCATGTCGGCTACGGCTCGGGCATCCACATGTGCGTCGGCCAACTGGTGGCGCGGCTGGAAGGCGAGACCATGATGGCGGCGCTGGCGCGCAAGGTTGCCAGCATCGAGATATCAGGCCCGGTGAAGCGCCGCTACAACAATACGCTGCGCGGGCTCGACAGCCTTCCCGTCACCTTCACGGCGGCCTGACAGAAAATCCAAAGGGAGAGAGTCATGAAGAGTTTTGGACGTTATCTGGCGCTGGCTCTGTCCGGCGCGGCGTCACTGGCCTGCGTTGGTGCGGCGCGTGCGGAGATTTCCGATAACGTCGTGCGCGTCGGCGTGCTCAACGACATCTCCGGCATCTTCCAGGACACCAACGGCATGGGTTCCGTGGAAGCCGCACGGATGGCGGCGGAAGACTTCAACGGCGGCGGCAAGAATATCAAGGTCGAGATCGTCTATGCCGACCACCAGAACAAGGCCGACGTCGGATCGGCGATCGCGCGCAAATGGCTCGACGTCGACGGCGTCGACGCCATTGTCGACGTGCCCAATTCGGCCGTCGGTCTCACCATCAATTCGCTGTTGCGCGATACCCGAATGACGTTCCTGGCGTCGTCGACGGCGAGCTCCGATCTTACCGGCAAGGCCTGTTCGCCGAACACCATTCAATGGGTCAACGACGCCTGGGCCACCGGCAACACCACGGCGGCGGCGATGATGGCGCGCGGCGGCAAGGACTGGTACTTCGTCACGGTCAATTACGCGCTTGGCCAGGGCATCGAGGCCGAGGCCACCAACTATATCGAGAAGCACGGCGGCAAGGTGCTGGGATCGAGCAAGCATCCGCTCGGCACCTCCGACTTCGCCTCGTTCCTGCTGCAGGCGCAGAATTCCAAGGCCAAGGTGATCGGGCTCGCCAATGCCGGCGGCGACACCATCAATGCCGTCAAGCAGGCCGCCGAGTTCGGCATCCAGCAGGGCGGGCAAACGATGGTGGCGTTCCTGCTGTTCGTCAACGACGTCCACGGCATGGGTCTGAAAGTCGCTCAGGGCCTGCAACTGCTCGAGGCGTTCTACTGGGACATGGACGATGACACCCGCGCGTTCGCAAAACGCTTCGCGGCGCGGCCGGGCATGAACGGCAAGATGCCGAGCGGCAACCAGGCCGGGGTCTATGCCTCGACGCTCGCTTATCTGAACGCCGTGGCCGCTACCGGCAGCGATCAGGCAAAGGACGTCGTGCCCCAGATGAAGACGTTCAAGGGCAAGGACAAGCTGTTCGGCGACGTCACCATCCGCCAGGACGGCCGCGTCATCCACCCGATGTACCTGTTCGAGGTGAAGAAGCCGGAGGAGTCGAAATATCCCTACGACTATTACAAACTGGTCTCGACCATTCCGGCCGATCAGGCGTTTCGTCCGATCGCGGATGGCGGCTGTTCGCTGGTGAAGTGATCGTAGCGCGCCGGCGCGATCACCACACCACCTTGCTGCTGCCTTGCGTGATCAGCCGCGCGGCGCGCTGGTCGCGGGCGTGAATCCAGAGCCAGCTCAGCGCCACGGACAGGCGGTTGCGCAGCCCGATCAGGAAGTAGATGTGGGCGATGCCCCAGATCCACCAGGCGAGATTGCCGCGCAGCTTGATGCGGCCGAAGTCGATCACGGCCTTGCGCTTGCCGATCTGCGCCAGGCTGCCTGCGTGCTTGTAGCGGAAGGGCGGCAGCGCGCTGCCGTTCAGGCGGGCCTTGATCAGCGCGGCCACATAGCGCCCCTGCTGCTTGGCGGCCGGCGCGATGCCCGGCACCGGCTTTCCGTTGGCATCGGCGATCGCCACGGTATCGCCGATGGCAAAAATGTCGGGATGGCCGGGGACGGTCAGATCAGGCAGCACCTCCAGGCGTCCGGCGCGATCGGCCGGCACGCCCAGCCATTCGGCCGCAGGCGAGGCGCGCACGCCGGCAGCCCAGATGATGGTTTTGGCGTCGAGCCAGTTGCCGCCGAACCTGACGCCGTCGGCCGAGCATTCGGTGACAGGTTGCCCCAGCACCACCTCGACGCCGATCTCTTCCAGCGAGCGCTGCGCGTAGGCGGAAAGATCTTCGGGAAAGCCGGCCAGGACGCGTGGCCCGGCCTCGACCAGCACCACGCGCGCCTTGCGGGTGTCGATGTTGCGAAAATCCGGCGCCAGCGTGTCCTTGGCCAGGTCGGCGATGGTTCCCGCCATTTCGACGCCGGTCGGCCCCGCGCCGATGATGACGAATGTCAACAACGCCGCGAGCCGCGCCGGATCGGTCTCGCGCTCGGCGCGCTCGAACGCGACCAGAATGCGCCGCCGCAGCGTGGTGGCGTCCTCCAGCGTCTTCAGGCCCGGCGCGAACGGCTCCCATTCGTCGTGGCCGAAATAGGCATGGCGCGCGCCGGTGGCGAGCACCAGCGTGTCGTAGGGCAGGGCGTCGCCGTCGTCGAGCAGCACGCGCTTTTGCCCGGCATCGACGCCAGTCACATTGGCGAACAAGGTCGTCACATCCGGACGTGCGCGCACGAGGTAGCGGATCGGCCAGGCGATCTCTGACGTCGCCAGCGACGCGGTCGCGACCTGATAAAGCAGCGGCTGGAACAGGTGGTGGTTGCGGCGGTCCACCAGCGTGATCTGGACCGGCGCGCCGGCGAGGCCGAAGACGGTTTCCAGCCCCCCGAAGCCGGCGCCGACGATCACCACGCGATGGGCTTCTTTCGGCGCTGTCGTCATGGGATGCGACCTCGGGTTCGGATCTATCGACGCATCGGATTATGGAGCCATTTGTGCCGCCGGTCCAAGACGGATTTGCCAATCGGTCGATAGCGAAGACCTATCGTCGTCAGGCATTCTGCGGTGCCGGCGCGGTCGCGACGCGCTTGCGTGCCGGCAGGAAGAGTCCGGCCAGCGCGCCGAGCAGGGACAGCAGCGCCGCAACCAGCATGGCCGAAGCGAAGCCCGTGCTGAAGCCTGCCGCCGAGCCAATGGCGCCGGTGCCTGAAAACACCGCAACCAGAAGCGCCACGCCGAACATGCCACCGAGGAAACGTCCCATGTTGAATACACCTGATGCCTTGCCCATTTCGACCGGGTTGACCGAACTCAGGACCGCGTTCTGAACCGCCGGCATCGCCATCGACACCCCGATGCCGGCGACGATCAGCGGCGCGATCATCGTCGCATAGGCCGCATCGGGTGCGATGATCGCCGCGATCCAGCCGAGGCCGATCGCCTGCAATGATAGCCCCGTCACCACCAGCGGCCGTTCGCCGATCCGGTTCACGATGTTGCCGGCAATCGGTGCGGTCACGAACAGGGTGGCGGTCCAGGGCAGCAACCGCAGGCCGACGCCGAGCGGTCCATAGCCGAGCGTTACTTGCAGGAATTGCGGCAGCAGGAACAGCACGCTGTACAACGTGCCGTACAGCAGGAAGGCGGCAACGATGCCCGACGATAGCGCGCGCGAGCGGAACAGCCGCATCGGGACCATCGGCGCGGGGGTCCGCAATTCCCAGGCGACAAAAGCCACCGCCAGCAGCAATCCGGCTGCGATGGCCGTCAGCACCTCGGGGCTCGTCCATCCGGCGCCGTTGCCGCGTAACAGGCCCCAGACCAGAGCGAAGGCGGAAACCGCAACCAGCACGAGGCCGAAAATGTCGAGCTTGGCCGTCGGGCCGAAACTCTCGCGCAGCCGCGTCATGACCATGACGGCCGCGAACAGCCCGATCGGAAGATTGATCCAGAAGATCCACGGCCATCCCAAGGTTTCGGTGACGGCGCCGCCGATCGCCGGTCCGGCCAGCACGGCTACCCCGACGACGCCACTGAAGATGCCGAGCGCACGTGCGCGTTCTTCCCTTGGAAAGGCTGTGCTCAGCAGCGCCATTCCGAGCGGCATGATCAGCGCCGAACTTGCGCCCTGCGCGGTTCGCGCAACGATCAGCGAGTGGATGCCGGTCGATAGTGCGCAGGCGACGGACGAGGCCATGAACAAGACGATCCCTGCGGCAAACAGCCGTCGTCGTCCGAACCGGTCGCCAAGAGCTGCGCCAGTCAACAGCAGCACCGCGAAACTGAGATTGAAGGCGTTCACCGTCCACTGCAGCGTCTCCATCGGGGTGCCGAATTCGGCGCGGATGGTGGCAAGTGCTGAGGTCAGCACCTGGGTGTCGAGCGCGACCATGAACGAGGCCAGCGAGGTGATGCCAAGCACCCAGTTCTTGTCGGTTCCGTTGTCAGGTTCCTGCATTCCGGTTCTCCATCGTACTGCTGCGCCGGGCGGCGCTTC
The Bradyrhizobium sp. KBS0727 genome window above contains:
- a CDS encoding MarR family winged helix-turn-helix transcriptional regulator, whose amino-acid sequence is MRRTKPTVAAADETGRADLTLDLDRYVPALITFIANKLSRTATVLYQKRFGVNITEWRILSLLAIEPEISAARICHVIGFDKGPVSRTLALLQTRGLVRIRPDRQDARTHSISLTPKGRTTHDQVIVVALERERRLLSCLRKDEREVLINLLRRVHSNLGAVTTPGEPRARD
- a CDS encoding NAD(P)/FAD-dependent oxidoreductase; its protein translation is MTTAPKEAHRVVIVGAGFGGLETVFGLAGAPVQITLVDRRNHHLFQPLLYQVATASLATSEIAWPIRYLVRARPDVTTLFANVTGVDAGQKRVLLDDGDALPYDTLVLATGARHAYFGHDEWEPFAPGLKTLEDATTLRRRILVAFERAERETDPARLAALLTFVIIGAGPTGVEMAGTIADLAKDTLAPDFRNIDTRKARVVLVEAGPRVLAGFPEDLSAYAQRSLEEIGVEVVLGQPVTECSADGVRFGGNWLDAKTIIWAAGVRASPAAEWLGVPADRAGRLEVLPDLTVPGHPDIFAIGDTVAIADANGKPVPGIAPAAKQQGRYVAALIKARLNGSALPPFRYKHAGSLAQIGKRKAVIDFGRIKLRGNLAWWIWGIAHIYFLIGLRNRLSVALSWLWIHARDQRAARLITQGSSKVVW
- a CDS encoding cytochrome P450: MTTTGKATDTANGGTSALPHLDIDPFSIAFFDDLHPAQQQLREAGPLVYLDKWKVYGVARHAEVHAVLNDPATFCSSRGVGLSDFAKEKPWRPPSIILEADPPAHTRTRAVLSDVLSPTALKQLRGRFTAAAEAKVDALLERKSFDAIADLAEAYPLSIFPDALGLKEEGRENLLPYAGLVFNAFGPPNKLRQDAIERSAPHQAYVAEQCQRENLAPGGFGACIHAHVDAGNITAAEAPLLVRSLLSAGLDTTVYGIGAAVYCLARYPDQFAKLRQDPTLARNAFEEAVRFESPVQTFFRTTTRKVEIGGHMIGEGEKVLMFLGAANRDPRRWDKPDSYDITRRTSGHVGYGSGIHMCVGQLVARLEGETMMAALARKVASIEISGPVKRRYNNTLRGLDSLPVTFTAA
- a CDS encoding ABC transporter substrate-binding protein, whose translation is MKSFGRYLALALSGAASLACVGAARAEISDNVVRVGVLNDISGIFQDTNGMGSVEAARMAAEDFNGGGKNIKVEIVYADHQNKADVGSAIARKWLDVDGVDAIVDVPNSAVGLTINSLLRDTRMTFLASSTASSDLTGKACSPNTIQWVNDAWATGNTTAAAMMARGGKDWYFVTVNYALGQGIEAEATNYIEKHGGKVLGSSKHPLGTSDFASFLLQAQNSKAKVIGLANAGGDTINAVKQAAEFGIQQGGQTMVAFLLFVNDVHGMGLKVAQGLQLLEAFYWDMDDDTRAFAKRFAARPGMNGKMPSGNQAGVYASTLAYLNAVAATGSDQAKDVVPQMKTFKGKDKLFGDVTIRQDGRVIHPMYLFEVKKPEESKYPYDYYKLVSTIPADQAFRPIADGGCSLVK
- a CDS encoding feruloyl-CoA synthase → MTSAAATSRDPSEALFATPSVVADRRSDGSIVLKSTVHLRESARCVGDWLEHWARQAPDRIFLGDRASVDAPWNTVTYKDALREVRAAAAWILAQGLSAQQPLVILSDNSVEHALFALAAQHVGVPSASISPAYSLMSRDFEKLRSMITLLGPGAIYVSGKTPFAPALAAIAPLHAATIVSGDAGDSNAVSFRAVAATPETPEVAKAFAAITPDTIAKFLFTSGSTGTPKAVINTQRMLTSSQQAKAQTWPFLEGISDLVILDWLPWSHTFGANHNFNLVLRNGGTLYVDGGKPAPGLFTTSLANLRSVMPTVYFNVPRGFEMLIAALRGDDELRRRFFSEVKFAFYAGAALPQNLWDALEALSIQSVGRALPMVSAWGSTETSPLATDCHFQAKRSGNIGVPIPGTELKLLPSGDKLEVRVRGPNVTPGYWKAPELTVQAFDTEGFYLIGDAVTFADPARPELGLFFDGRVAEDFKLNSGTWVNVGNLRVAGIAALAPLAQDIVVSGHGGDEVRFLVFPNIAACRAHAGLPDSAEVKDVIGHNKVRAGIAQGLAKLKAQGGNSSGYATRALLLAEPASVDGGEITDKGYINQRAVLTRRAGAVAVLDDDASAEWVGCVP
- a CDS encoding DHA2 family efflux MFS transporter permease subunit produces the protein MQEPDNGTDKNWVLGITSLASFMVALDTQVLTSALATIRAEFGTPMETLQWTVNAFNLSFAVLLLTGAALGDRFGRRRLFAAGIVLFMASSVACALSTGIHSLIVARTAQGASSALIMPLGMALLSTAFPREERARALGIFSGVVGVAVLAGPAIGGAVTETLGWPWIFWINLPIGLFAAVMVMTRLRESFGPTAKLDIFGLVLVAVSAFALVWGLLRGNGAGWTSPEVLTAIAAGLLLAVAFVAWELRTPAPMVPMRLFRSRALSSGIVAAFLLYGTLYSVLFLLPQFLQVTLGYGPLGVGLRLLPWTATLFVTAPIAGNIVNRIGERPLVVTGLSLQAIGLGWIAAIIAPDAAYATMIAPLIVAGIGVSMAMPAVQNAVLSSVNPVEMGKASGVFNMGRFLGGMFGVALLVAVFSGTGAIGSAAGFSTGFASAMLVAALLSLLGALAGLFLPARKRVATAPAPQNA